A region from the Acyrthosiphon pisum isolate AL4f chromosome A1, pea_aphid_22Mar2018_4r6ur, whole genome shotgun sequence genome encodes:
- the LOC107882305 gene encoding uncharacterized protein LOC107882305: protein MKEEISNNPTKPVPKAFKEIRRSVITSGIQGATNSEIVDAIPVFTSIKSSGYRKKMKMIPPLPSKLCDLTIEGDWRSTNDGRDFLLGSEGNDEKIIIFGTDGFLKRLCSSEIVFMDGTFKSAPKLFMQIYTLHCFVMGVMAGGGHSWAAGR from the exons atgaaggAGGAAATTTCGAATAATCCAACAAAACCAGTACCTAAAGCATTTAAAGAAATAAGGAGATCTGTAATTACTTCAGGAATACAAGGTGCTACAAACTCTGAAATTGTAGATGCTATTCCAGTATTTACTAGCATAAAAAGTTCCggttacagaaaaaaaatgaaaatgattccCCCTTTACCGTCGAAATTATGCGATTTAACGATTGAAGGTGACTGGCGTTCTACAAACGATGGGAGagattttttattag gtTCAGAAggaaatgatgaaaaaataattatatttggaaCAGATGGATTTTTAAAACGACTTTGTAGCAGTGAAATCGTTTTCATGGATGGTACATTTAAATCTGCCCCCaaattatttatgcaaatatacacattacactgTTTTGTAATGGGTGTTATGGCAGGGGGTGGACACTCTTGGGCGGCGGGCCGATAA
- the Tmem147 gene encoding transmembrane protein 147 — MTLYHFGNCVTLLYVPHYLTYKYANLSEYGAFWKCIQGGIIYAFTQLCKMLILATFFPANEASITTLSLSNFFKSSVDLADIAGIYIILQSIPGKGHAKVMTAGIGWAGAEILLTRFLLLWVGARGTEFDWKYTQKCLESNINLMHHIMTAALVWLWSRHDLNKLQSKFSPFAAVSILLLLSVYRSVVIDSLAAWLLINPWSIIAIKGVYTIVLGLIMLKYYTRLSTLIGMY; from the exons ATGACTTTGTATCATTTTGGTAATTGTGTCACTCTGTTGTACGTGCCACACTATTTAACGTACAAATACGCTAATCT ATCTGAATATGGAGCATTTTGGAAGTGCATACAAGGTGGCATTATCTATGCGTTTACCCAACTGTGCAAGATGTTAATATTAGCAACGTTCTTTCCGGCAAACGAGGCGTCTATAACAACATTGAGTTTATCG aattttttcaaaagCTCCGTTGATTTAGCAGATATTGctggaatttatattatattgcaaagcATACCTGGCAAGGGGCATGCCAAAGTAATGACGGCTGGCATTGGCTGGGCTGGTGCTGAAATATTGTTGACACGATTTCTACTCTTATGGGTAGGTGCAAGAGGCACCGAATTCGATTGGAAGTACAcacaaaaatgtttagaatcaaatataaatttg atgcaTCATATAATGACTGCTGCGTTAGTTTGGTTATGGTCCAGGCATGacttaaataaactacaatcaAAATTTTCGCCATTTGCTGCTGTCAGCATTCTTCTGTTACTGTCTGTTTACCGTTCAGTGGTTATAGACTCTCTAGCTGCTTGGCTTTTAATTAATCCCTGGTCTATAATCGCTATCAAAGGAGTTTACACAATTGTTCTAggtttaattatgttaaaatattacactagACTTTCAACATTAATTGGAATGTATTAa